The following is a genomic window from Amycolatopsis australiensis.
ACGTGCAGCAGGCGGAGCAGTGTCGTGCGGTTGTGCCGGCGCACCTCGTCCGGTCGTGCAACGGGCGTGCTGGTCACGGGCTTTATCATCCCATGCTGGTTCAGCGCGCCGACGCAGCCGCGCGGCGCCGGGACAGCGCGTCGACCGTGGCGGCGAGCAGCAGGACCAGACCGGTGACGATGTTGACCACGGCCGCGGTCTGCTTGAGCAGGCCGAGACCGTTGATCACCACGGCGATCACGAGACCACCGACGACGGCGTCGGCCACCCGGCCCTTGCCGCCGAACAGCGACGTCCCGCCGATGACCGCCGAACCCACCGCGAACAGCAGCGTGTTCAGGCCACCGGACTGCGGGCTGACCGAGCCGACCTTCGACGCGGCGACGATGCCGCCGAGCGCGGCGACGGCCGACCCGATCACGAACACGCTCGCCCGGATCTTCGGCACGTCGATACCGGCACGGCGGGCGGCTTCCTTGTTGCCGCCGACCGCGTAGATGTAGCGGCCGTAGCGGGTCTTGTTGAGCACGTACGTGCCCGCGACCAGCAGCGCCAGCACGATCGGGATGATGTACGGCACGCCCTGGATGCTCACGACCGCCTTGTTCGGCGAACGGTTGATCGTCAGCAGCCAGGTGCCCAGCGCCGACAGCACGACGAGCGCGCCGACCTTGGCCGCGACGAGCGGCGTCGGCTGCACGACGAGGCCGCGCTGCAGCCGCTTGAAGTGGCTGAGCAGCGTGATCACCGCGAACCCGCCGGCGGCGACGACGAAGAAGATCCAGCTGCCCAGGATGCTCAGGTTGCCGTTGGAGATCTTGTAGAGGATGTCGGAGTTGGTGATGCCGATCGTGCCGCCTTCACCGATGAACTGCAGCAGGACGCCCTGCCAGACGATGAACAGCGCCAGCGTCACGACGAAGGACGGCATGCCGATCTTCGAGACCAGGAAGCCGGTGATGCAGCCGATCGAGGTGCCGACGCAGATGGCCAGCAGGATCTCCAGCCAGGCGTTCGCGGGAATGCCGATCGCGACGATCAGCAGGCCGACGAGCGACAGCGCGGCGCCGGGCCAGATCCGCTGGTAGGCCGACAGCAGCATCGCGACCGCGAGCACGCCGATGAACGTGATGAACACGCCGGAACCCATGTTGCCCAGCAGGTTCCCGTTGTGCACGAAGTGCAGCGCCATCACCGAGGCCGCGACACCGGACGCGGTGCCGGCGGCGAGGTCGATCTCGCCGAGCAGCAGCACGAAGACGATGCCCATCGCGATGATGATCACGCCCGCGCCCTGCGGGAACAGGTTCGCGATGTTGCCCAGGGTGAAGAAGTTGTCCGAGAGGACGCTGAAGAGGATGACCAGCACGAGCAGGCCGAACAGCGACGGCAGGGCGCCGAGCTCGCCGGCCCGCAGGCGGGCGAAGTAGTCACGGATCGCTTCGCCGGTTGACATCGATGTCGTGTCGATGCCGAAGTCGGAGATCGCCGCGGTGGGGTTCTGGGTCTGCGCGAGCGTGTCCGAGGCCGGGGTGGCCGCCTCGTGCTTGGCAGGGGTTTCAGTCATTTCCGGTTCTTTCTTCCCGCTCACAGGACCACGGCTTCGGGCCGGGCCAGGCCGAGGTCGCCGGAGCGACCCGCGGTGATCAGCTCCACGACCTGGCCGTGGGTGACGTCCTTCGTGTGCACCTCGGCGACGAGCCTGCCGAGGTAGAGCACGGCGATGCGGTCGGCGACCTCGAACACGTCGGCCATGTTGTGGCTGATCAGCACGACCCCGAGGCCCTGCTCGGCCAGCCGGCGGACCAGGTCGAGCACCTGCCGCGTCTGGGCGACACCGAGGGCGGCGGTCGGCTCGTCGAGGACGACGACCTTGCTGTTCCACAGCACCGACTTGGCGATGGCGACGGTCTGGCGCTGACCACCGGACAGCGAGGAGACGGGCGTCCGGACGGACTTCACCGTCCGGACGGACAGGGAGGCCAGCGTCTCGCGGGCGGCCTTCTCCATGCTGGCTTCGTCGAGCTTCCACGAACTGCCGCGTTCGCGGCCGAGGAACATGTTCTGGACGATGTCGAGGTTGTCGGCGAGCGCGAGGTCCTGGTAGACGACCTCGATGCCGAGCTGCGCGGCGTCCTTCGGGCCGCGGATGTGGGCGTCCGCCCCGTTGAACCGCACGGCCCCCGAGTCGTACGGGTGGATGCCGGCGATGCACTTGACGAGGGTCGACTTGCCGGCGCCGTTGTCGCCGACGAGTGCGGTCACTTCCCCCGCACGCACGTCGAAGTCCACGTCGTGGAGGACGTGGACGGGGCCGAAGCTCTTGTTCAGGCCCTTGATCTCGAGAATGGGCTCACTCATGGATGGGCTTTCTCCTGGGTGGGGACCGGGCCGGGACGCGCCGTCGGGGTGCGCGTCCCGGCCCGGCTGTTCATGGGGTGGTGCGGGGGCTCAGGAGATGCCGAGCGAGCTGCACTTGGCGGCGAGGTCGCCACCGCAGATCTCGCTCGCCTTCACGTAGCCCTGGGTCACGACGGTCTTGATGTCCTTCGCCAGGATCGTGGTCGGGGTGAGCAGCACGGACTTGATGTCGCGGTTGTTCTTCGGGTCGTGCAGCTTGCCCGTCGCGATGGCGTCGGCGCCGGCGGTGTCACCCTTGGCGAGGGCGGCGGCCAGCTTGGCGGTGGCCTCGGCCTCTTCCTTGATCGGCTTGAAGACCGTCATGTACTGGTCGCCACGCATGACCGCCATGAGGCCGTCGGCGGTCGCGTCCTGGCCGGTGACCGGGACCTTCCCGTTGAGGCCGTTCTTCTTCAGGATGGTGATGACCGCGCCGGCCAGGCCGTCGTTCGCCGCGACGACGCCGTCGACCTTGCCGCCGTTGGCGGTGAAGATCTGCTCGAACGTCGTGCCGCCGAGCTGGTTGTCCCAGTCGTTGATCGGCTGCTTCTGGATGCGCTTGAGCTTGCCCGAGGAGAACAGCGGCTCGAGGACGGAGTCCTGGCCCTTGGTGAAGAGCGTGGCGTTGTTGTCGGTCGGGGCGCCCTCGATCTGGACGACGCCCGCGCCCGCCTTGTCCTTGAGCGCGTCGGCCATGGCCTGGCCCTGCAGCTGGCCGACCTTCTCGTTGTCGAACGAGACGTAGTAGTCGGCGGAGCCGCCGAGGCTCGGGCGGTCGTAGTCGATGACCGGGATGCCGGCACCCTTCGCCTTCGCCTCGACGGCGGCACCGACGGCCGGGTCGGACGGGGCGATGATCAGGGCCTTGACGCCGGAGCTGATGAAGCCGTCGGCGAGGGTGGTGAACTTCTGGGCGTCGCCCTGGGCGTTCTGGACGTCGGCGTCGAAGCCCTGGGCCGCGAGCGCGGCCTGCAGCATGGGCTTGTCGAAGGCCTCCCAGCGCGCCGAGCTGGCGGTCTCCGGCAGGATGACGCCGACCTTGCCGTTGGCGCCACCGCCGCCACCGGCCTGCGCGGAGGAGGAAGCGGAGCTGCTCCCCGTGCCCCCGCTGTTCGAACTGTTGGCACCGCAAGCGGTCAGCACCAGGCCGGTGCTCACCGTGGCGGCGAGGAGGGTAAGGGTTCTGCTGCGCATCCTCGTTCCTTCCGGATCCAAGCATTGGTGACGAGTGGGCCGTCGACGACGTCTCGGGCCCGTGCGGGACGGTGATCCGGAGAGTCCCGGCGCACCGACGCGCATATGTTGTGGGCGACAACATATGCCGCTGAGCGGCTGCGGGGAAGATAGCTGGATCGATTAAATGACACCAATTGGACACGGTTCGGCAACACGAGCTGAACCTCGCCCGGAAAGAGTAGATCCGCTGACGATGTGATCGCCAGCACTCACGGTGTGTTACATCCAGGTTTCGTGCCGGCGCGGAGGTAGTCCTGGTGGGTGCACCGAGCGCGACGCTGCGGTGGAGTGGTGGTGAACCCACGGATCGAGCGGCCGATTGGTCGCCGACTTGCGAAGTTTCGGGCGAAAGGTGCCCGAAGCGACATCTTGTGGGGGTCGCTCGGGCAGGGCGGTGGTGATGTGGGTGGTACGCAGGGTTACCGCTGGGGTGGGTGCGGTCGGGAACGGACGGTGACCGGCGAGTTCAGCCCACTGGGCGACACGGCGGGGTCGGTTCGGGCTCTTGGGTGGGCGGCCGGTGGGGCCAGCGGACCCGGATGAAGGGGGCCGGGGGCGCTGGAGCTCGGGCGCCGTGGCAGACCCGCGGGGCGCGAGGACTGGCCCCCGAAAGTCGAGCGGATCGCGGACCACCAACACCCGCGGAGGCGATCACCACCGGAATGCCGGGCCGGAGGCGCCGCGCGGGCTGCCCACCAGACGTCAGCAGATTCCAGCCATGGCCTCGCCCGGGCCTCCCCTCCCCCAACCCGGCGGAACTACCAGGACCGCAGCGTCACGATCCGCTCCTCGAGCTGCTCGACAGTCGCCATGGCGGTGGGCGGTCCTCCGCAAACCCGCCTCAGCTCGTTGTGAATCGCGCCGTGCGGCTTCTTCGTCCGATGGTGGTACATCCCCACCAGCGCGTTCAGCTCCTTGCGCAACGCTCCGAGCCGCTCGCTCACCGACTGCGGACGGGCCTGCGCCACCGGCGCCGGCTCCTCCTTCGCCGGCTTGCGGCGCTTCTCGTCCGCCAGCTGCTCCTCCTGGCGCTTGCGCAGCAGCGCGCGGACCTGGTCCGGCTCCAGCAGGCCCGGCAGGCCCAGGTACTCCTGCTCCTCGTCCGACCCCGAGAACACCGCTGTGCCGAAGGAGTTGCCGTCGTAGATGACCTGGTCCAGCTCGGCCGAGGCGCCCAGGGACGTGAAGGCCTTCTCCTCCTCGCCCGGCTCGTCCTCGGTGCGGTTGGCCTGGGCCAGGAGCTCGTCCTCCCAGCCCTCCTTCTCGCGGTGCGGCTTGCCCAGCACGTGGTCGCGCTGGGCCTCCAGCTCACTCGCCAGCTCCAGCAGCACCGGCACCGACGGCAGGAACACACTCGCCGTCTCGCCCTTGCGCCGGGCACGCACGTACCGGCCGATCGCCTGGGCGAAGAACAGCGGGGTCGACGCGCTCGTCGCGTACACGCCCACCGCCAGCCGCGGGACGTCGACGCCTTCCGAGACCATGCGGACCGCCACTATCCAGCGGTCCGTCGAGTCCGAGAACTCCTTGATCCGGCCCGACGCCTTCGGGTCGTCCGACAGCACCAGCGTCGGGCGCTCGCCCGACAGCCGCTCCAGGATCTTCGCGTACGCGCGCGCCGTGTCCTGGTCGGTCGCGATCACCAGGCCGCCCGCGTCCGGCACGCCCTGGCGCACCTGCGACAGCCGCGTGTCCGCCGCCTGCAGCACCGCCGGGATCCACTCGCCCGCCGGGTCGAGCGCGGTGCGCCACGCCCGCGCGTTCTGCTCCGCGGTCAGCGGCTCGCCGAGCCGTGCCGTGAACTCCTCGCCCGCGCTCGTGCGCCACGAAGCTTCGCCCGAGTACGCCAGGAACACGACCGGCCGGACCACGCCGTCGGCCAGCGCGTCCGCGTAGCCGTACGAGTGGTCGGCCTTGCTGCGCTGGAAGCCGCCGGCGTCCGGCTCGTACGTGACGAATGGGATCGCCGAGTCGTCGGACCGGAACGGCGTGCCGGTCAGCGCCAGGCGCCGGACCGCCGGCGTGAACGCCTCGCGTGTCGCGTCGCCCCACGACTTCGCGTCGCCCGCGTGGTGGATTTCGTCGAGGATCACCAGCGTCTTGCGGTTCTCGGTCCGCACCCGGTGCAGCGTCGGGTGCGCCGCCACCTGCGCGTAAGTCACCGCGACGCCGTTGTAGTCCGACGAGGTGACGCCGGTGGTGTTGCGGAAGTTCGAGTCGATCTGGATGCCGGCGGCGGCCGCCGACGCGGCCCACTGGTGCTTGAGGTGCTCGGTCGGGGTGACGATCGTGACCGCCTCGACCGTGCGGTCGCTGAGCAGCTCCGCGGCGATCCGCAGGCCGAACACCGTCTTGCCGGCCCCCGGCGTCGCCACCGCGAGGAAGTCCTTCGGCTTCTGCGTCAGGTACTTCGTCAGCGCCCGCCGCTGCCACGCCCGCAGCGGGCGCGCGGTCGAGTCCTTCTCCGCGGGAGGCGCCCCGAGCTGCGTCTCCGTCATGCCGGTCCTCCCCCTCGCTCATACCTCTGACGTGCGAAAACCCTCACTGTGGTACCGGCTGCTGCGGCATTGCGCGGCCGGCGACTTGCGGTGAGGGCACTGGAGCGAGTCTACCGGCCGGGCCCGACAGTTCCGGGCACCGGCACGGGTGATGTCCCCCGACACGCCCGGCCGCAGGGGGTGTGACGAGCCAAATCAGCACGGATGGACCATGCTGGACACGTCATGGGTGAGGTGCAGCCGTCCGGAGCGACGAAGGTGGCCCGCAAGGGGCCGTGGCGCCTGCTCACGCGCACGCTGGCCAAGGCCTGGGACGGCAACATCTTCTCCGAGGCCGCCGAGGCGGCCTTCTGGCAGACGCTCTCGCTGCCGCCGCTGCTGCTGGGGCTGCTCGGCGCGCTCGGGTTCGTCGGCGAGTGGTTCGGCCAGGGCGTGGTCACCGCGGTGCACGACCGGATCATCGGCTTCTGCCGGACCGTGTTCAGCCAGAACGCCGTGCACGACATCATCGAGCCGACCGTGAACAGCATCCTCACCGTCGGCAAGGGCGAGATCGTCTCGGTCGGCTTCCTCATCTCGCTGTGGGCGGGCTCGTCGGCGATGTCGTCGTTCGTGGACGCGATCACCGTCGCGCACGACCAGTACGGCGTCCGCAACGACGTCTGGCAGCGGATCTTCGCGCTCCTGCTCTACCTGTGCGGCCTGGTCGTCCTGGTGGTCGGGCTGCCGCTGCTGGCGATCGGCCCCGACCTGCTGCCGGAGTTCTTCCCGGCCGACTGGCGCCCGACCGTGACGTCGTGGGTGAGCGCGCTGTACTTCCCGACGCTCGGCGTGATGATCACCCTCGCCCTGACCACGCTGTACAAGCTCGCGCTGCCGCGGAAGCTGCCGTGGCACCGCGGGCTGCCCGGCGCGGTGCTCGCCATGGTCGTGTTCCTGCTGTCCTCGGTCGGCCTGCGCATCTACCTCAACTGGATCACCAAGACCGGCTACACCTACGGCGCGCTCGCCGCGCCGATCGCCTTCCTGCTCCTGATGTTCTTCATCGGGCTGGCCGTGGTCGGCGGCGCGTACTTCAACAGCGCCATCCAGGAGCTGTGGCCGGCGAAGGCGACCCGGCGGCAGCGGCGGAAGTGGCGGCGGCTGGAAATGGAACGCGCCTCCGAGCGGCTGCGCTCGGAAGAAGGCCGCCGGCTGTGGGAGCGCACGACCACGCCGCTGAAGCGCCCGCGCGAAGACGCCGCCGGGAACGGCGAAGCACCGTCCGAAGAGGACGGCCCGTCACCGAGCGCGCCGGAACCGGCACCGAGCGCTTCTCAGGGCCGCGTCTCCTCCCAAGGGAGGACCCGGAATCCACCCCCAGACTGAGTCGCTCCTCAGGTCGGACATGGCACGCTCGGCGCGTCACTGACGCAGGCGTCGGTCGCCGCGTCGTTCCCGAGGGGGTTCCCACGTCATGTCCGTGCTGGCCAGGCTGAGCCTGCGCAACCGAAGCCTGATCGGCCTGCTCGCGCTCGTGGTCGTCGGCTTCGGCGCGTTCGCGCTGCCGCAGATCAAGCAGCAGCTGTTCCCGTCGCTGCAGTTCCCGCAGGCCCAGATCGTCACCGCCTACACCGGCGCGTCGCCGGACGCGGTCGACCGCCAGGTCACCGAGCCGCTGGAAGGCGCGCTGCAGGGGCTCAAGGGCCTCGAAGAAGTCACCTCGACCTCGTCGGACGGCGTGTCGCGAGTGGTCACGAAGTTCGCCTTCGGCACCGACCTCGACGCCGCCGTCCAGCAGATCCAGCAGGTGGTGAACCAGGTCCGGCCGCGGCTGCCGCAGAACTCCGAGCCGTCGGTGTCCGCCGGCAGCACCGACGACCTGCCGGTGGTGCTGGTCGCCGCGGGCACGTCCGGCGACCCGCAGGACCTCGCGCCCGCGCTGACCGACCAGGTCGCGCCGGAGCTGCGGAAGATCGACGGCGTCCGCACGGTCACCGTCACCGGCGTGCGGCAGCCGCGCGTCACGATCGCGCTGGACTACGCGAAGCTGGCCGCCGCGGGCGTCGACCCCGCGTCGATCGCCACCACGCTGCAGACCGCCGGCGCCGCCGTGCCGGCCGGCACGCTGACCGAAAACGGCAAGACGCTCAGCGTCCAGGTCGGCGGCGGGCAGACCACTGTGGACACTCTCCGCAACCTCTACCTGACCCCGGGTGCGGCCGCCGGCGCGGCGCGCGGACCCGCGCGGGGCCCGGTGAAGCTGGGCGACGTCGCCGACGTCCAGGCCGGCTTCGCGCCGCCGACGTCGATCACGCGCACCAACGGCAAGCCGAGCCTCGGCCTGTCGGTCACCATGGTGGACAACGGGAACGCCGTCGCGATCTCCGACGCCGTCCGGGACAAGCTGCCGGACCTGGCGAAGAAGACCGGCGCCGAGATGAGCGTCGTGTTCGACCAGGGCACCCCGGTCAAGGACGCGATCAGCGGCCTGACCACCGAAGGCCTGCTGGGCCTGGCGTTCGCGGTCGTCGTCATCCTGCTGTTCCTGCTGTCGGTGCGCTCGACGCTGGTGACCGCGGTGTCGATCCCGCTGTCGGTGGTGGTCGCGCTGATCGCGCTGTGGACCGGCGACCTCTCGCTCAACCTGCTCACCCTCGGCGCGCTGACCATCGCGATCGGCCGGGTGGTCGACGACTCGATCGTCGTGCTGGAGAACATCAAACGGCACCTCGCGTACGGCGAGGAAAAGCAGCGGGCGGTGCTCGACGGCGTCCGCGAAGTGGCCGGCGCGGTCACCTCGTCCACGCTGACGACCGTCGCGGTGTTCCTGCCGATCGCGTTCGTCGGCGGGTTCGTCGGCGAGCTGTTCTCGCCGTTCGCGGTCACCGTCACGGTCGCGCTGCTGGCTTCGCTGCTGGTGTCGCTGACCGTGGTTCCCGTGCTGGCGTACTGGTTCCTGAAGCGGCCGTCCGTCCCGGCGGACGCGGCCGAGGCCGGACGGGCGCGCGAAGCGGCCGTCGAGAAGGAACGCCGCAGCGTCCTGCAGCGGGCCTACCTGCCGGTGATCCGGTTCGCGACGCGGCGGCGGCTGACCGTCGTGCTGCTGGCCCTGTTCATCTTCGCGGGCACGGTCGGGCTGGCGACGCGGCTCAACACGAACTTCCTCGACCAGTCCGGCGGCACCACGCTCACCATGACGCAGAAGCTGCCCGCCGGCACCGCCATCGAAGCCAAGGAGCAGGCCGCGACCGCGGTCGAGCAGGCCCTCGCCGCGGAACCGGCGGTGCGGACCTACCAGGTCAGCATCGGTGGCGGTGGCACGTTCGGCTTCGGCGGCGGCACCTCGACGAACATTTCGGTGACCGTGGCGAAGGACACCGACCTCGACGCGCTCTCGGACCGGCTGCGCGCCAAGCTGACGTCCCGGCCCGAGCTGGGCGAGATCAAGATCGGCGCGGACGCGTCCGGGTTCAACTCCGACCAGGTCTCGGTGACGGTGACCGCGCCGTCGGAGGCCGCGCTGCAGCCCGCGTCCGACCAGGTGGTGCAGGCGCTGCGCGGGGTGTCCGGGCTGACCGAGGTGTCGAGCGACCTGAGCGTCGGCTCGCCGCGGGTCCAGGTCGAGGTGGACGACGCCGCGGCCGCCGCGCACGGGCTGTCGGCGAGCACCATCGGCCAGGTCGCCAACCAGGCGATCGCCGGCCGCACGGTGACGCAGCTGCCGGTCGGCGGCCAGCGCACCGACATCGTCCTGCGCGCCGGCACCGCGCCGGTCACGGTCGACCAGGTGAAGGGCCTGCCGATCCCGGGCCCCACGGGCGTCGTGCGGCTCGACGAGGTGGCCAAGGTGTCCACTGTGGACGGCCCGGCGTCGGTGCACCGCACCGGCGGCGACCTCAGCACC
Proteins encoded in this region:
- a CDS encoding sugar ABC transporter permease codes for the protein MTETPAKHEAATPASDTLAQTQNPTAAISDFGIDTTSMSTGEAIRDYFARLRAGELGALPSLFGLLVLVILFSVLSDNFFTLGNIANLFPQGAGVIIIAMGIVFVLLLGEIDLAAGTASGVAASVMALHFVHNGNLLGNMGSGVFITFIGVLAVAMLLSAYQRIWPGAALSLVGLLIVAIGIPANAWLEILLAICVGTSIGCITGFLVSKIGMPSFVVTLALFIVWQGVLLQFIGEGGTIGITNSDILYKISNGNLSILGSWIFFVVAAGGFAVITLLSHFKRLQRGLVVQPTPLVAAKVGALVVLSALGTWLLTINRSPNKAVVSIQGVPYIIPIVLALLVAGTYVLNKTRYGRYIYAVGGNKEAARRAGIDVPKIRASVFVIGSAVAALGGIVAASKVGSVSPQSGGLNTLLFAVGSAVIGGTSLFGGKGRVADAVVGGLVIAVVINGLGLLKQTAAVVNIVTGLVLLLAATVDALSRRRAAASAR
- a CDS encoding ATP-binding cassette domain-containing protein, which translates into the protein MSEPILEIKGLNKSFGPVHVLHDVDFDVRAGEVTALVGDNGAGKSTLVKCIAGIHPYDSGAVRFNGADAHIRGPKDAAQLGIEVVYQDLALADNLDIVQNMFLGRERGSSWKLDEASMEKAARETLASLSVRTVKSVRTPVSSLSGGQRQTVAIAKSVLWNSKVVVLDEPTAALGVAQTRQVLDLVRRLAEQGLGVVLISHNMADVFEVADRIAVLYLGRLVAEVHTKDVTHGQVVELITAGRSGDLGLARPEAVVL
- a CDS encoding sugar ABC transporter substrate-binding protein → MRSRTLTLLAATVSTGLVLTACGANSSNSGGTGSSSASSSAQAGGGGGANGKVGVILPETASSARWEAFDKPMLQAALAAQGFDADVQNAQGDAQKFTTLADGFISSGVKALIIAPSDPAVGAAVEAKAKGAGIPVIDYDRPSLGGSADYYVSFDNEKVGQLQGQAMADALKDKAGAGVVQIEGAPTDNNATLFTKGQDSVLEPLFSSGKLKRIQKQPINDWDNQLGGTTFEQIFTANGGKVDGVVAANDGLAGAVITILKKNGLNGKVPVTGQDATADGLMAVMRGDQYMTVFKPIKEEAEATAKLAAALAKGDTAGADAIATGKLHDPKNNRDIKSVLLTPTTILAKDIKTVVTQGYVKASEICGGDLAAKCSSLGIS
- a CDS encoding DEAD/DEAH box helicase — translated: MTETQLGAPPAEKDSTARPLRAWQRRALTKYLTQKPKDFLAVATPGAGKTVFGLRIAAELLSDRTVEAVTIVTPTEHLKHQWAASAAAAGIQIDSNFRNTTGVTSSDYNGVAVTYAQVAAHPTLHRVRTENRKTLVILDEIHHAGDAKSWGDATREAFTPAVRRLALTGTPFRSDDSAIPFVTYEPDAGGFQRSKADHSYGYADALADGVVRPVVFLAYSGEASWRTSAGEEFTARLGEPLTAEQNARAWRTALDPAGEWIPAVLQAADTRLSQVRQGVPDAGGLVIATDQDTARAYAKILERLSGERPTLVLSDDPKASGRIKEFSDSTDRWIVAVRMVSEGVDVPRLAVGVYATSASTPLFFAQAIGRYVRARRKGETASVFLPSVPVLLELASELEAQRDHVLGKPHREKEGWEDELLAQANRTEDEPGEEEKAFTSLGASAELDQVIYDGNSFGTAVFSGSDEEQEYLGLPGLLEPDQVRALLRKRQEEQLADEKRRKPAKEEPAPVAQARPQSVSERLGALRKELNALVGMYHHRTKKPHGAIHNELRRVCGGPPTAMATVEQLEERIVTLRSW
- a CDS encoding YihY/virulence factor BrkB family protein, with product MGEVQPSGATKVARKGPWRLLTRTLAKAWDGNIFSEAAEAAFWQTLSLPPLLLGLLGALGFVGEWFGQGVVTAVHDRIIGFCRTVFSQNAVHDIIEPTVNSILTVGKGEIVSVGFLISLWAGSSAMSSFVDAITVAHDQYGVRNDVWQRIFALLLYLCGLVVLVVGLPLLAIGPDLLPEFFPADWRPTVTSWVSALYFPTLGVMITLALTTLYKLALPRKLPWHRGLPGAVLAMVVFLLSSVGLRIYLNWITKTGYTYGALAAPIAFLLLMFFIGLAVVGGAYFNSAIQELWPAKATRRQRRKWRRLEMERASERLRSEEGRRLWERTTTPLKRPREDAAGNGEAPSEEDGPSPSAPEPAPSASQGRVSSQGRTRNPPPD
- a CDS encoding efflux RND transporter permease subunit, which translates into the protein MSVLARLSLRNRSLIGLLALVVVGFGAFALPQIKQQLFPSLQFPQAQIVTAYTGASPDAVDRQVTEPLEGALQGLKGLEEVTSTSSDGVSRVVTKFAFGTDLDAAVQQIQQVVNQVRPRLPQNSEPSVSAGSTDDLPVVLVAAGTSGDPQDLAPALTDQVAPELRKIDGVRTVTVTGVRQPRVTIALDYAKLAAAGVDPASIATTLQTAGAAVPAGTLTENGKTLSVQVGGGQTTVDTLRNLYLTPGAAAGAARGPARGPVKLGDVADVQAGFAPPTSITRTNGKPSLGLSVTMVDNGNAVAISDAVRDKLPDLAKKTGAEMSVVFDQGTPVKDAISGLTTEGLLGLAFAVVVILLFLLSVRSTLVTAVSIPLSVVVALIALWTGDLSLNLLTLGALTIAIGRVVDDSIVVLENIKRHLAYGEEKQRAVLDGVREVAGAVTSSTLTTVAVFLPIAFVGGFVGELFSPFAVTVTVALLASLLVSLTVVPVLAYWFLKRPSVPADAAEAGRAREAAVEKERRSVLQRAYLPVIRFATRRRLTVVLLALFIFAGTVGLATRLNTNFLDQSGGTTLTMTQKLPAGTAIEAKEQAATAVEQALAAEPAVRTYQVSIGGGGTFGFGGGTSTNISVTVAKDTDLDALSDRLRAKLTSRPELGEIKIGADASGFNSDQVSVTVTAPSEAALQPASDQVVQALRGVSGLTEVSSDLSVGSPRVQVEVDDAAAAAHGLSASTIGQVANQAIAGRTVTQLPVGGQRTDIVLRAGTAPVTVDQVKGLPIPGPTGVVRLDEVAKVSTVDGPASVHRTGGDLSTTVTAKNTGDNLSKTTADIKAKLDGLTFTGGASYSLGGVSQDQQEAFSNLFLALLAAIAIVFLIMVATFRSLVQPLILLVSIPFAATGAIGLLLATGTALGLPALIGMLMLVGIVVTNAIVLIDLINQYRAEGMSVADAVTEGGRRRLRPILMTAAATIFALVPMALGITGQGGFIGQPLAIVVIGGLVSSTLLTLVLVPTLYTMVETRKERRRARREAKRTPAKAPESESLDPAPAA